Proteins encoded by one window of Maliibacterium massiliense:
- the rplI gene encoding 50S ribosomal protein L9 has product MKVILLQDVKGTGKQDDIVQVSDGFARNFLFPRNLALEATGNNLNNIQQKKRTLQHRKDVEKAEAQALCEKLSGMRVRVQVKAGKDGRLFGSVTSKEICDALEKQHGIKLDKKRVELAAPIKQAGEVQVSVRVYAEMTAQITVSVEANEG; this is encoded by the coding sequence ATGAAAGTGATTTTGCTGCAGGATGTCAAAGGCACGGGCAAACAGGACGATATCGTGCAGGTGAGCGACGGTTTCGCCCGCAACTTTTTGTTCCCGCGCAACCTGGCGCTGGAGGCCACGGGCAACAACCTGAACAATATCCAGCAGAAGAAGCGCACCTTACAGCACCGCAAGGATGTGGAGAAGGCCGAGGCGCAGGCGCTGTGCGAAAAACTCAGCGGCATGCGCGTGCGCGTGCAGGTCAAGGCGGGCAAGGACGGCCGGCTGTTCGGCTCGGTGACCAGCAAGGAGATCTGCGATGCGCTGGAAAAACAGCATGGCATCAAGCTGGATAAAAAGCGCGTGGAGCTCGCCGCGCCCATCAAGCAGGCGGGAGAGGTGCAGGTGAGCGTGCGCGTGTACGCGGAAATGACCGCGCAGATCACTGTGTCGGTTGAGGCGAACGAAGGGTAA
- a CDS encoding DUF2232 domain-containing protein: protein MQKDKGASGRWGRDILVGCLYAVLLVLGFAVPLLLPACIILLLVLFCGGRRDLATMLVVMSVLGTLLVFGIDWVPVAVLLALLGIPTLMVGLWWKKRPKGPHFDGLIMACMGMALSLLVVWGIAAMAVGSEPIGALSEALHQGLAQADTPASMQTLRILWQSQKIIDGVTLSESFTFADAVRVAEQSAALSRDTLVAQTGTIIETLIRSVLPYLVVVYSAIGGLIVYAGAAGKLAKERNGRGLLGLTGAPRRKLPPFKLWEVPRDIGNGLFLLMILALLASLFGWSSFNAVQDILYTLLSVVFFVQGLACCSYFLQRWKMKRAARIALLALLLILLAPITAPIVTMLGIFEHVFRFRLMMELGPRLKQMMRFPDDMMPPQDGGEKPQSPTPPDAQEEHTDAPTPDGEDEDHEKHKEDE, encoded by the coding sequence GTGCAAAAAGACAAAGGCGCCTCGGGCAGATGGGGCAGGGACATCCTGGTTGGATGCCTTTACGCGGTGCTGCTGGTGCTCGGCTTTGCCGTGCCGCTGCTGCTGCCGGCGTGCATCATCCTGCTTTTGGTGCTCTTCTGCGGCGGCCGGCGGGATTTGGCCACGATGCTGGTGGTCATGAGCGTGCTGGGCACGCTGCTGGTGTTTGGCATCGACTGGGTGCCGGTGGCGGTGCTGCTTGCGCTGCTGGGCATCCCCACGCTGATGGTGGGCCTCTGGTGGAAGAAGCGCCCCAAAGGCCCGCACTTTGACGGGCTGATCATGGCGTGCATGGGCATGGCGCTCTCACTGCTTGTCGTGTGGGGCATTGCGGCCATGGCGGTGGGCAGCGAGCCCATCGGCGCGCTTTCCGAGGCGCTGCACCAGGGCCTGGCGCAGGCGGATACCCCCGCGAGCATGCAGACGCTGCGCATACTGTGGCAGTCCCAAAAAATCATCGACGGGGTGACGCTGAGCGAAAGCTTCACCTTTGCGGACGCGGTGCGCGTGGCCGAGCAGTCGGCGGCGCTCTCTCGCGATACCCTCGTGGCCCAGACCGGCACCATCATCGAGACGCTGATCCGCAGCGTGCTGCCCTACCTGGTGGTGGTATACAGCGCCATCGGCGGGCTGATCGTCTACGCGGGCGCGGCGGGCAAGCTGGCCAAGGAGCGAAATGGCAGGGGCTTGTTGGGCCTTACGGGCGCGCCGCGGCGCAAGCTGCCCCCGTTTAAACTGTGGGAAGTGCCGCGTGATATCGGCAACGGCCTGTTTTTGCTGATGATCCTCGCGCTGCTGGCGTCCCTCTTCGGCTGGAGCAGCTTTAACGCGGTGCAGGATATTCTCTACACGCTGCTGAGCGTGGTGTTCTTTGTGCAGGGCCTTGCGTGCTGCTCCTACTTTTTGCAGCGCTGGAAGATGAAAAGGGCCGCGCGCATCGCGCTGCTTGCGCTGCTGCTGATCCTGCTTGCGCCCATCACCGCGCCGATTGTGACGATGCTGGGCATTTTCGAGCACGTGTTCCGCTTCCGCCTGATGATGGAGCTGGGCCCGCGCCTCAAGCAGATGATGCGCTTTCCCGACGACATGATGCCCCCGCAGGATGGCGGGGAAAAGCCCCAGTCGCCCACGCCGCCGGACGCGCAGGAGGAACATACGGACGCCCCGACGCCGGACGGGGAGGATGAGGACCATGAGAAGCATAAGGAGGACGAGTAA
- a CDS encoding MerR family transcriptional regulator yields MKTVKEVSQMTGISIRALRYYDEIGLLKPTACTDARCRLYDADALEKLQLISLLRELEVPLTEIKRMLALPREAFCVALRAHKKTLVRRRNRLNGLIAYIEDTTSGGDAPRFAPFDKAQIDAIFDHALSLQSAASIQAITDHFGSIDALRAMFTRHLQDEAVSAHVSHMYANKEKAVCASLQHMGDAQALAAHKDAFDAVYWQFAQAMQAKDEALAMDAVQKLANIYQAMFRLDNARYLLLKVAADYLENQQHPEVIAMTEAQYGAGIAAYIGRAIRQYFGV; encoded by the coding sequence ATGAAAACCGTGAAGGAAGTCTCGCAGATGACGGGCATCAGCATCCGGGCACTGCGCTACTACGATGAGATCGGCCTGCTCAAGCCCACCGCGTGCACGGACGCGCGCTGCCGCCTCTACGACGCGGACGCGCTGGAAAAGCTGCAGCTCATCTCTCTTTTGCGGGAGCTGGAGGTGCCGCTTACCGAAATCAAGCGCATGCTCGCACTTCCCAGAGAGGCGTTTTGCGTGGCGCTGCGCGCGCATAAAAAGACGCTCGTGCGCAGGCGCAACCGGTTAAACGGCCTCATTGCCTACATCGAGGATACGACAAGCGGCGGGGACGCGCCGCGCTTTGCCCCATTTGACAAGGCGCAGATAGATGCGATCTTTGACCACGCACTATCGCTGCAAAGCGCGGCGTCCATCCAGGCGATCACTGATCACTTCGGCAGCATCGACGCCCTGCGCGCCATGTTCACCCGGCACCTGCAGGACGAGGCGGTGAGCGCACATGTTTCCCATATGTACGCCAACAAGGAGAAGGCGGTCTGCGCCAGCCTGCAGCATATGGGGGACGCGCAGGCGCTTGCGGCGCATAAGGATGCGTTCGACGCAGTGTACTGGCAGTTTGCCCAGGCCATGCAGGCAAAGGACGAGGCGCTCGCCATGGACGCGGTGCAAAAGCTTGCCAACATCTATCAAGCCATGTTCCGGCTGGATAACGCAAGATACCTGCTGCTGAAGGTGGCGGCGGACTATTTGGAAAACCAGCAACATCCCGAGGTCATCGCGATGACGGAGGCACAGTACGGCGCAGGCATCGCCGCCTACATCGGGCGGGCCATCCGGCAGTACTTTGGGGTGTGA
- a CDS encoding single-stranded DNA-binding protein, protein MNRAILVGNLTKDPELRKTQNDISVCTFTLAVNRRFANAQGTREADFLPIVVWRGQAESCHRYLHKGSRVAVCGTIQTRSYDAQDGTRRYVTEIVADEVEFITTQPQGGGGAPAHRDGGAPQYDMPEDMQSIDDDELPF, encoded by the coding sequence ATGAACCGAGCAATACTGGTGGGCAACCTCACCAAGGACCCCGAGCTGCGCAAGACGCAGAATGATATTTCGGTGTGCACCTTTACACTGGCGGTCAACCGCCGCTTTGCCAACGCCCAGGGAACCCGCGAGGCGGATTTCCTGCCCATCGTGGTGTGGCGCGGCCAGGCGGAGAGCTGCCACCGTTACCTGCACAAGGGCAGCCGCGTGGCGGTCTGCGGCACCATCCAAACCCGCAGCTACGACGCCCAAGACGGCACCCGCCGCTATGTAACGGAGATTGTTGCCGACGAAGTTGAATTTATCACCACCCAGCCCCAGGGCGGCGGTGGTGCCCCCGCGCATCGTGACGGCGGCGCGCCGCAGTACGATATGCCGGAGGACATGCAGTCCATCGACGACGATGAGCTGCCTTTCTAA
- the rpsF gene encoding 30S ribosomal protein S6 — MNQYEVLYIINDSLEEAQKKEIVERFSNLVSENGGTVDSVDEWGRRKLAYPINDMNEGYYVLMNFSSEPTLPRELERNMLIQENILRFMVTRKPEEKAAK; from the coding sequence ATGAATCAATACGAAGTGTTGTACATCATCAACGATTCGCTGGAGGAAGCTCAGAAGAAGGAGATCGTGGAACGGTTCTCCAACCTGGTGAGTGAAAACGGCGGCACGGTTGACAGCGTGGATGAGTGGGGCCGCCGCAAGCTGGCCTATCCCATCAACGACATGAACGAGGGCTATTACGTCCTGATGAACTTCTCGAGCGAGCCTACGCTTCCGCGTGAGCTGGAGCGCAACATGCTGATCCAGGAGAATATCCTGCGCTTTATGGTCACGCGCAAGCCCGAGGAAAAAGCGGCAAAATAA
- the gltX gene encoding glutamate--tRNA ligase, with product MPDTVRTRFAPSPTGYLHIGGLRTALYTYLFARKAGGKFILRIEDTDQQRQVEGATELIYQSMRQAGLDYDEGPDVGGDYGPYIQTERRALYRQYAEQLVRAGKAYYCFCTKERLDELRAACEAKGETFKYDKHCKSLSQEEIQRRIDAGEPYVIRQDMPTEGTTTFEDMVFGSVTVENDTLDDVVLLKSDGLPTYNFANVVDDHLMHITHVMRGTEYLSSSPKYNLLYEAFGWPIPHYIHLPPVMKDTHRKLSKRHGDPSFEDLLRAGFLKEAVVNYIALLGWNPGTNQELFTKEELIEAFDIKGINKAPAIFDMAKLTWFNAAYIRKMTREQWRKTAMPYLARALDVDQLADVDMLLDILQPRVEVLTQIADLVGFFGRMDEDYDLALFAHKKMKTSVEQAREMLPRIEQVLTSVKDWTAEALHEALFGLVADLGVKNGQVLWPARIAITGKQSTAGGAIEIAAILGRQETMRRIALSKRKLGL from the coding sequence GGACACCGACCAGCAGCGCCAGGTGGAAGGCGCCACCGAGCTGATCTACCAATCCATGCGCCAGGCGGGCCTGGATTACGACGAGGGCCCGGACGTGGGCGGCGATTACGGCCCCTATATCCAGACCGAGCGGCGGGCGCTGTACAGGCAGTATGCCGAGCAGCTGGTGCGCGCGGGCAAGGCGTACTACTGCTTCTGCACCAAGGAGCGCCTGGACGAACTGCGCGCCGCCTGCGAGGCAAAGGGGGAGACGTTCAAATACGACAAGCACTGCAAGTCTCTGTCTCAAGAGGAGATCCAGCGCCGCATCGACGCGGGCGAGCCCTACGTTATCCGCCAGGATATGCCCACAGAGGGCACCACCACCTTTGAGGACATGGTCTTTGGCAGCGTCACCGTGGAGAACGACACCCTGGACGACGTGGTGCTGCTCAAGAGCGATGGGCTGCCCACCTACAACTTTGCCAACGTGGTGGACGACCACCTGATGCACATCACCCACGTGATGCGCGGTACGGAGTATTTGTCCTCCTCGCCCAAGTACAATCTACTCTACGAGGCGTTCGGCTGGCCCATCCCGCATTACATCCACCTGCCGCCGGTGATGAAGGACACCCACCGGAAGCTCTCCAAGCGCCACGGCGACCCCTCCTTTGAGGATTTGCTGCGCGCGGGCTTTCTCAAGGAGGCGGTGGTCAACTACATCGCGCTGCTGGGGTGGAACCCGGGCACCAACCAGGAGCTTTTCACCAAAGAGGAGCTCATCGAGGCCTTCGATATCAAGGGCATCAACAAAGCCCCCGCGATCTTTGACATGGCTAAGCTCACCTGGTTCAACGCGGCGTATATCCGCAAAATGACCAGGGAGCAGTGGCGCAAGACGGCCATGCCCTACCTTGCACGGGCGCTGGATGTGGATCAGCTGGCCGATGTGGACATGCTGCTGGACATCCTGCAGCCCCGCGTGGAGGTGCTCACCCAGATTGCGGATTTGGTGGGCTTCTTCGGCCGCATGGACGAGGACTACGACCTGGCGCTGTTCGCCCACAAAAAGATGAAGACCAGCGTGGAGCAGGCGCGGGAGATGCTGCCGCGCATCGAGCAGGTCCTCACATCCGTAAAGGACTGGACGGCCGAGGCGCTGCACGAGGCGCTCTTTGGCTTGGTGGCAGACCTCGGCGTCAAAAACGGGCAGGTGCTCTGGCCGGCGCGCATCGCCATCACGGGCAAACAGTCCACCGCGGGCGGCGCCATCGAGATCGCCGCGATACTGGGCCGGCAGGAGACCATGCGCCGCATCGCCCTCTCCAAACGCAAACTGGGCCTGTAA